CCACCTCCCTGGTGTTGATGGCCGTGTTCATTCCCGTGGCCTTCTTCCCAGGCACCACCGGAGCCCTCTACCGCCAATTTGCCCTCACCATTGCCTTTTCGATTACCGTTTCCACCTTCTTAGCCCTGACCCTGACCCCAGCCCTCGGGGCTCTGTTGCTCAGACCCGATCGCCATGATGAGGGCTGGCTCGGCCACATCTTCCAGCGCTTCAATCGTTTCCTAGATGGCACCCAGCGGAATTATCGTAGTTTCCTAGGGCGGCTGGTGCGGGTGCGCAGCTTCATGGTGGGTCTCTTCATTGTGCTGCTGGGGCTCACGGCTCTCGTCTACACCAGCGTGCCCAGTGCCTTCTTGCCGGAGGAAGACCAAGGCTACTTCATCACCATTGTGCAGGCCCCGGAAGGTGTCTCGCTCAACTACACTAGCGATGTGCTGACCCAGATTGAGGACGAGATTTTGCAAATTCCTGAAGTGGTGGCCACCTTTGCCGTGGGAGGTTTTAGCTTCAGCGGCAGCACTGCCAACAGCGGGATTGTGTTTTCTACCCTGACGCCTTGGAAAGAGCGGACGGGCCCCGGTCAATCGGCGTCAGCCATCATTGGGCAACTGTTTGGCACATTCTCCCAAATTACGGAAGCGAGGGTCTTTCCCGTAAATCCCCCTACCATTCAGGGGTTAGGACAATTTGGTGGATTTAACTTCCAGCTCCAGGATCGTCGGGGTAGCGGCCCTCTGGATGATTTGCTGGCCACCACGGGCCAGTTCCTAGGGCAGGCTAACCAAACTCCTGGCCTGCAGGCGGTCTTCACCACATTTTCGGCGAATTCACCCCAGTTTTTGGTCAACGTCGATCGCAATACGGCGAAAGCGCTCGGCGTCAACATTGACGATATTTTCAGCACCCTAGAAACAGCGATCGGCTCCCGCTACGTGAATGACTTCACCTTGGGGCAACGCAACTATCGGGTCTATGTGCAGGCTGATCAACAGTTTCGATCGAGCCCTGAGGATATTGAGCAAATCTACGTGCGATCGCAAGCCGGTGAGATGATCCCCATCAGTTCGCTGATTGATATCGAATCGACCACCGGTGCCCAGACCATTAACCACTTCAACCTGTTTCGATCGATTGAGATTTCTGGATCGCCTGCCCCTGGCTATAGTTCAGGAGATGCGATTGACCGCGTGGAAGAGTTAGCCGCCCAGCTTCCTCCTGGCTTCGGCTATGAATGGGCCGGTACCTCCCGAGAAGAGATTGAATCTGGCGGACAAGCGCCCCTGATTTTTGGATTAGGGCTCGTCTTTGTCTTTCTTGTCCTAGCCGCCCAGTATGAAAACTACCTGGATCCCCTGATCATTCTCCTGGCGGTGCCCCTAGCCGTCCTAGGCGCGCTCTCGGCCCAGGCCCTGCGCGGTTTGGAAAATGATCTTTATTGCCAGATTGGTTTGGTGATGTTGATTGGTCTGTCGAGCAAAAACTCTATTTTGATTGTGGAGTTTGCCAATCAACTGCGCGAACGGGGCATGTCGATTACCAAGGCGGCCCTGGAAGCCTCCCGAGATCGCCTACGACCCATTTTGATGACCGCCTTTTCCACTCTGCTGGGTATCTTCCCTCTGACCATCGCCACCGGAGCTGGGGCCGCTAGCCGTCAGTCTCTGGGTACCACGGTCTTTGGCGGCATGTTCATCGCCACGTTCCTGAGCCTCTTTGTGGTGCCGGTGCTGTATATTGTCATCTCCCTGGCCAGTGATCGCCTCATGAAGCGGCTTCGTTAATCGGCCAGGTGTTGGCGGCGTGGCGAGGGGGGCGATCGCCGCCTGCCGGTCTAGACTGGGCCGAGGGTGACGGCAACTTGGTTAAGCTGTTGGGCCAGCCATCGCTGAAAAAGCTGATGTTGTAACGCTTGACGCACCTGCGTCGTCAACTGCGCCGTCACTCGATTTTCCACCTGCAGTAGTGTCCACTGTTGACCGACCAGGATTGGGCCAATCAGGGTACCTAGGGGAACAGTCATCACCGGCGATCGCACGTCCTCCGGCAATTGGGCAATTGGGATCAGCCCGCGCAGCACCGTCACCTGCTGGGGCTCTGTGCGTTCATAGGTTTGGATGACCTGATCGATGGTCAGGGAGCGATCGCGCAGGGATTGGGCGATCGTTTCCAACAACACCCCATCCACCGCCAAAATACAGCAAAGATCTGCTTCACTGAGTAACCCTTGCTGCTGCTGAAAACAGGCGAGGAGATCCGGCGCAGCAATCTTGTCCTTCAACTGCTCCAGCTTTAGGGTCAGGATTATCCGCTTGCGGAACACCTCAACACTGATATTCTGCGTCCCTAGCCAGCGGGCAAACGCCTCATCGGACATCAACCTTTGCTGCTGCCGAAACTGAGCGATCGCTCTCTCCACATCCACACCGCTCACCGGCAGATCGGCATCTTGGGCCTGGATAGCTTGATGCACAATATGTTGACTGACAATATCCTGCAGCAGTGGCGATAAGCGCCCAGATAATTGCAGGTAGCGCAACACAGTCCCCAAGGATAGAGACTGTTGATTGACCGCCAAAAACGGTACATCATCGAAGGACAGAACGGGCTCGCTTACTGAATGCATATCGTGGGGTTGGGCATCACTGCCCTAGGTAAGTGGGGAGGCGGGGATGACATCCGCCGTTCAGTGTGGGTGAATGAACAGCAGGAACTTTACCGACGCTGCTAAGATCCATCTAAATAAGAGCACTCTAGGAGAGCTAGGTGCTCCTAGGGACTAGAAGGATATTGAAGGACACTGGGGTCTTCAACTGGAGAGGTCTGGACGAACCCCTAGGCGGTTAGACGGAGACCTCTAGGGTTCAGTGCCCACACCAGGCTAGTCTTGGTGCATCCTCCCACCCTGTCTATCACCCTCTACAGTCTCTTTCATGCTATTCCCCGGCATGTCCGATAGATTTCTAGCGGGTCTGTCTTAGATATATCGAGCGATCCATCGAGCCCCTTTCCCCTCTTCCGTACAATCGTCCCACCTCGTTTATTACCTTCGATACCCATGAGTGACACGATTCTTGACGTTCGCAACCTTCAGGTTCAATTTCGTACCGATGAGCAAGTGGTGCGTGCGGTCGATGGCATTTCCTTCACCGTCAAACGTGGGCAGACGTTAGGAATCGTGGGTGAGTCTGGCTCTGGAAAATCGGTCACGTCCCTGGCTGTCATTGGTCTAGTGCCCAGTCCTCCGGGCGAGGTGGTTTCCGGCGAGATTTGGTTTCAGGATGGCGATCGCCCCGAGCCGGTGGATCTGCGATCGCTGCCCCCTGAGGAGTTGCGCCACTATCGCGGGGAGCGCATTGCCATGATTTTCCAAGAGCCGATGAGCAGCCTCAACCCGGTGTATACCTGCGGTTTTCAGCTGATCGAGATGATCCAGCAACACCAAGATGTTCCCAAGCCGGAAGCTCGACGGCGTGCCATCAATCTCCTCCAGGAAGTGAAGCTGGTGGCCAGTGATGAAGACCTGGCCCAAGACTACCGCGATCAGCAGCAGGCGATCGGGGCAGCGCCGCCCTCGGATCGAGAGGTGATGCAGGCGATCGCTGAGCAAAAGCAGGCGATTTTGAAACGCTATCCCCATGAGCTATCTGGGGGACAGCTTCAGCGGGTGATGATTGCCATGGCTATTTCCTGCAATCCATCCCTGCTGATTGCCGACGAACCCACGACGGCGCTAGATGTGACGGTGCAGGCTCTGATTCTGGACTTGCTGCGGGAATTGCGCGATCGCCGAGGTATGTCTATCCTGTTCATTACCCATGATCTGGGGATCATCGCCGATATTGCCGATGATGTCGTCGTCATGTACCAAGGCAAAATTGTCGAGCAGGGCAGCGTCGTCGATATTTTTGACGCACCCCAGCACCCCTACACCAAAGGCCTGCTTACCTGCCGCCCCCAACCCGATCGACGGATGCGCTATTTGCCCACCGTTTCCGACTTTATGCAGGTGTCCCACGGTGCCGACGGTGTCGCTATCCTAGAGGAAAAACCCTTGGCTCAAGAGGATCTGAGTCGCATTGGGGAACAGATCAGTGATACCGAGGTAAGCGATCGCCTCACCCGTCTCTCCCAATCGTCGCCCCTACTCTCCGTGCAAAACCTACAGGTGGGCTTTCCAGTGCGGGGCCTCTTGGGGCAAACCCAGCGCTACGTGATGGCGGTCAATGGGGTGAGTTTCGATGTCTATCCTGGAGAAACCTTGGGGCTAGTGGGAGAATCGGGCTGCGGCAAAACCACGCTGGCGCGGGCGTTGATGCGCTTGGTGCCCTCCATGGGCGGACGCATCACCTTCGATGCCCTCGATGTCACAGCCGTTCAGGGGCGCGAGCTGCGAATGTTGCGGCGCGAGCTGCAAATTGTCTTCCAAAATCCTTACAGCTCCCTCGATCCGCGCTTAACCGTGGGGGCGGCGATTATGGAACCGATGATCATCCACGGCACCCTACGCCAGGCCCGTCAGCGCCGGGAACGGGTTCTCTATTTGCTGGAACGGGTGGGACTAGAGGCCAATGCCATCGATCGCTATCCCCATGAATTTTCTGGCGGGCAGCGGCAGCGAATCTGTATTGCCCGATCGCTGGCCCTCAATCCCAAGTTCATCATCTGCGATGAGTCGGTCTCGGCTCTGGATGTTTCTGTGCAGGCCCAGGTGTTGAATCTGCTGAAGGAGCTGCAGGACGAATTTGGGCTCACCTACATCTTCATTTCCCACGATCTCGGGGTGGTGAAATTCATGAGCGATCGCATCATGGTCATGAACCAAGGCAAGGTCGAAGAACTAGGCCCTGCTGATCAAATCTATCAATCACCCCAGAAGCCGTACACTCAAAGCTTAATTGCCGCCATTCCCCTCGGCAACCTAGAACAGATCCAGTATCGCCAGGAGCAGCGCCGCACCGCCGTTAAAGGCTAGGAAACATAGGGAAACCCATTAACCTTCGAGCTTCCACAGCAGGCTCGACACCATATTCGTAGTCATGTGGGCCACGATGGGAATCAGCAGATTGCCGGTTTCCAGAGCACTGAAGCCCAGCACGGCTCCCACCGCCGTTGCCCAGATCACATAGGGCCATTGCTGCACACCACTGAAGTGCAGCACACCAAAGCAAAGGCTGGATACCACCACTGCCAGGCCATTGAAGCCTAGGGCAGGTAGCATGACGCCACGAAACAGCAGCTCTTCGCTCAACCCCGGCAAGATCCCTAGCCAGACGAGGTCAGGCCAGATCAGGGGTTTGAGCACAAGCTTCAGATATAAATCAGCGCTGTATTGGTAGGCGGGCCAAAGCTGGTACACCAGACTGCTGGCCACCGTGATGCCCAGCCCAATGCCCACACCGAGGGCGATCGCCGACACCGATAGCTGCACCTCCAAAATCATCCCATCATCTAGCCAAAGCCAGATCCGGGCCACCAATAGCAATAGGATTGCCGTGACGCCCATGGCCGCCAAGATTTGGATGCGGCTAAGGGGTTCAAACTCTGGCTCTTGAGGCAACGGTTTACTCACAGGACAGTTCAGAAGTGGACAACGGGGGGCTTGATAGCGGACGTAGGGGTAACAAGGTGGGCGTGAGTGCATCGAGATGGACACCGGCCCGCTCGGCAGCGATCGCCCCGATGGCTTCCAGGTATGACGTCACCCGCAGGGCGGAAAGCCCCAAGGTATCGGGAGAAGCTTGCATCATCGTCGAGTTGTCACCTACGGTAATCAGCCGGGCTGTTTGACTCAAGCCTAGCACTGCGGCCCCACCACAGGCACTGTCGGGAGCAATCAGAGTTTGAATGTGGTTGGCCCAAATGCTGTGCGCATCAACCCGATCGGTAAACTGCGGGGCGCGGCTTAGACCAGCCAGCACGCAGGGCAAAAAGGTATAGCCAAGTTCCTCTGCCGCTGAGCGAGGAGAAATGCTGGGATCTAAGGGCAGAGGTTGGAGAGCCGGCGCATGGGCACAGGGCAGCCGAAAGGTTTTAACCACGAGGTGGCTGATCACCGCCTCTGCTCCCGCTAGGGGATCCACGCCCTGGCCCTGACGATACTGGGTGAGGGCGTCGCTACCCACGTCATCGGGAAAACGGGCTACCACAGCGATCGCCTCCGCTCCACCTCGATGGATAGCTGCCTCCACGGCCCGCAGGAGACTATCGGGACGTTGAATCGTGCCCCAGGTGGCCCCCGAGTCCGCCGTTTGCAGCGACACTCCTAGGGGCGCATCGGTGACCACGTAGTCAGTCAAACTCAGACCCAGAGTGGCGCGGGCAGCATCCGCCGCCTGCAACTGTCGCCAGCGCAGGTCGGGTTCAATGCCCGCATCCAACACCAGGCCAATGCGATTCTGCTGCACCGGACGCAGCCCCCAACGTCCCAAGGCCACCTGATCGAGCCCATAGCCTTCCACATACAGGGCGTTGGCGATGGGCCAGTAGAGCTGGGCTCCGTTGAGCACATTGGGATGGGTAATTAGGCAATCCACCACTTGGGCGATCGCTCGTGCCACCGGCAGGGCATCACCGGCATAGCCACCGATGGCGGCACCTACGCCCGTCGGCACGATCAGCATGGCCGTGTAAGGCATGGAGATGGGGGTCATCCGTCTTGCCTCCCAGGGGCGATCGCTTGCATCACCACTGCTTCCACGATCGCCACCTGACGATCCGCATCCACCTGAGTAATGGCCCAGCGCAGCGGATCGCCATAAACAGCTAGGGCCTGCTCAATAGCAATTACTCGCTCTGCTTGCACTAAGGCGAGGGGAAGTTCTAGCGTTACAAACTGAGTCACCATAGCAGTCTAGCGATCGCCTTCTGTAGAGTTCATCTAACGCTTGTCTGCCTGGGGATCGGCTCCAATCCCAGTTACGCTTTATTTTGAAACTGCCCAAACTGTAGGTGATAGACCGTATCTTCCTTCTCGGTTTCAATCTTCAGGTTAGACCGGGGATAGGAACAGCAGAGCAGCGCATAGCCTTGGGCTTGCAGATCGGGACTGACGCCCATACCCTCGCTTTGGTCAACCTCACCTTCGACCACCAATGCCGCACAGGTGGTACAAACTCCAGCATTACAGGACGAAGGCAGCTCCAAACCCTCATCCAAAGCTTTAGACAAAATGGTTTGATGGTCGGGCACTTGCAGCGTATAGGTTGTGCCTTGATGTTGAATCTGAACAGTATATTCGGCCATTGTTTGACTAACGTTTAACGAATTTTAAAGTGACTCTTAAACAGCAAAACCCTCTGCCACCGGGGGCAGAGCGATCGCACCAAACGTTTGGGGGTTTCAGCCGCTTTAGTTAGACCGTAAAGGTTCGCTTCAGTTCGTCAATCAGGTCGTCGAGCTCTTCTAGGGCCTGGTTGACATCAATGCGCAACGTACCCAAATCAGGTTGCTCAAGCAACTTGAGAAGCGATTCGCGCTTACGTTCTAACACGCTAATTTTGCCGATCATAAGTTGTGGGTCTAGCATTACAATTTCTTAGCGTAGGCTGCTTCAGGATTATACCGGGTGGAGACCGTTCCCTTGAAGGTGCCCCATATATACGGTAGGGCATTTCGGAGCGAGCGATACATCTCGTCCGATTGGAACTCGCTAGGGGCTGAATCATCAAGTCTGCCCCGTTAGGATGTCAGATTTCCCGTTACCGACATACACTAGGGCAAAGGGAACGCGCCTCGCTGATGAGTATCTGCCCCTAGGCTAGTCTAAACCTACGGGTCATGGCCAATCGCTGAGCCGCCATCTAGCAGCGACACAATTAAATAGCACCACGGTATTCGCAAAACCTCCACATCTCGTCCTCCTGAGGCTTACGCACCGACTCTAAATCTGCCCCATTTAGAGATCATGTTTATGCTTGAACGACTTCCAGACCGCTTTGTAGCGTAAGTCATGCCATCGGAAAGACCCTTATTGAGTTTATGATTCAGGCATCAACCATGTCTCAAGACGTTCTGGCCCAAGCACAAACCGGCGACCCTAAAGCAATCGAGCGCCTGATGAACCACACCACGCGATCGCGCGGTATTCGCACCCGTGTGGCATCCCAAGATGGTTATCTACATATTTTGTTTGAGTCGGATCGATCCATCGACCAAGCCAAGATGACCACGTTCGTGCGCCAAAGTCTTGTTCAGCTTCGGGTGGAAGCAGTCGCTGCCGTTATGGTGTATGGACGACAGCAGCACCAGCCCCATGTTAATTGGACGAGCAAGGTACTGTTGGATAGCGAGCCGGCTGAGGATATCCCAGAGAATAGTTCCAGGGACAGCTCAGAGGACACAGAGGATCGTGCAGAGGCCATCTCAGACAATCTGCCCATTGCCCCTCCACCCATGGCACCTGAACCCACGAACCCTGTAACCTCATCGTTATCCGAGCCCAGCGAGCCCCAATCCGAGCAATTTGAGGCAACCTCTGATCTGGAAGTTTCGGCCATCCCTCAAACTGAAGACTATCTAGCGATCGAGGAGCCTACGCAAGCCACCGCCACCGATTACGCCGTCACCGATTACGTTCTCCCAACGCTTCCACCTGAAGCAGCCCAAGCACCCGATGATTCTGACCAGAATCTGACGGATCAACGTTTTATCCCAAACGATGATGCGAATCCTCCAAGCATGGCTGCAGATGAACCGACGGCTGCTGAGCGTCAAGACAGTGAGTGGGACAGTCTCAGTCGTTTTGACGTCATGGGCACAACAGATGCTGACGTATCCCTCTATATCGATGACGTTGCCTTCACAGATGTAGAGTTTACCTCTGGCAACCCCGAGGCTCTCACAGGTGCTTTTGGCGATCTCCAAGGGGGACAAAATCCCTTTCAACTACCATCCCCTTCATCTGAGAGCGATCAATTAGATACGGCTGACGTGTTGTCTGAAAATGGTATGGAGCAGACCGCCGAAGCCGATGAGCAGGATACGGAAGATAGCCCAGATCTGGATATGGATGATGATGCGGCAGAGCGCAATGCCGCCATGGAAGAGTTGCTCGACAACTGGGATGACGATGCCGTTGACCAGCAGCAGCCAGATTTTGAAATGCCGTCGGACGACGAGCTGCGAGCGGTGCTATTTCCCAATGGCGATCTATCCGAGCCAAGTTTCTTAGAGGCTGAAGATCACGGCTGGGGTGATTTGGCGATCGCTCCTGATGCCGCCCCGGCTGATGCATCGGAAGGCAACGAGGACTTGGATGATGCCGATCTGGATGACTTATTGCTTGCCAATGAGATCGCTGCTGAATCTCAGTCCATGGACGAGTTTGACTTAGACGCCTTTGGCGGTGCAGATGATGCAGAAGCTGAGATGGGTGAGGAAGCGATCGCAGAATCGGTCTGGCCCGAGGAAGCCACAGAAGCCATCGATCTAGATGAGGCGTTGATGTTTGCCGATCAGGTTGATCAGTCGGCAGATAACGCATGGGCGGAGCTTGATGAGGGTCAATCTGAGGCAGCAGATCCGGATGATCTAGTGTTTGATGATGCCGCGATCGCGGATGCTGATGAGGGTGCGGATGGGGGCGATCGCGCCTTTGAAGACTCTTTAATAGAAGGTTTAGATCAAGAAGATTGGAGTATCGAAGAATCTCTAACCGAGGGGCTTCAGAGTGAAGATCTCATCGTTGAAGAGTCTGTATCTGAGGGACTCGATCTTGAAGATTTCATGTTGGAAGAATCTTCGACCGATGTTGACGATTTGATCGTTGACGAATCTGCAGAAGAGAGTTTAGATAGTGAGGATTTAGTCTTCGAAGAATCTGAAGCAGAAGGATTTGATTTAGAAGACTTGATGTCTGAAGAGTCTACATCAGAGGGACTAGGAACTGAAGAGTTAGTTTTTGAGGAGTCTGCGATCGCAGGTTTAGAGCCTGACGATCTGGTTTTTGATGAACCTTTGACAGAGACAACGGATAGTGTAGACCTGGTCTTCGAGGAGCCTCTATTAGAAGGCTTAGAACCTGACGATTTGGTTTTTGAAGACTCCGCAGGAGAAAGCCTAGAATCTGAAGAGTTAGTCTTCGAAGAACCTGCAGCAGAAGGATTTGATTTAGAAGATTTGATGTCTGAAGATTCTGCATCAGAGGGACTAGAAACTGAAGAGTTAGTCTTTGAAGAATCTACATCTGAGGGTTTTGATCTCGAAGATTTGATGTCGGAAGAATCCGCATCAGAGGGCTTTAGTGCTGAAGAGCTAGGCTTCGAAGACCCTACATCGGAGAGTTTTGATTTAGACGACTTGACGTCTGAAGAATCTGCATCGGAGGGCTTTAGCGCTGAAGAGTTAGTTTTTGAAGACCCTGCATTAGAAGATTTAGACCATGAAAGCTTAGTCTTTGACGAACCTCTGGTAGAGAGCGCTGATAGTGACGATCTAGTCTTTGACGAACCTGAGTCAGAGGGTTTGGATTTAGAAGACTTTACGCCTGAAGCATCTACATCGGAAAGCTTTAGCGCTGCAGATTTCGTCTTTGAAGATTCTGCGGCAACGGAGGAAGATAGTACAAACTTAGGTCTGGAAGCTTCCTCAGCCGAGTATGGTGATCGTGAAGATCTAGGCTGGGAGGAAGCAGAATTTCCGGGGTTAGAAGAGCTGGATATGGCTACAGAATCCAGTGATGAAACCTCTGATCTTGAGGCTTTCATCTTTGAGGAACCGGGGTTAGATGGACTGGATGACCTAGACCTTGCGATGGATGATCCCCTAGGAATGCCAGCGAATGATATCTCCACTGATGCTGTAGATGATTGGTCAGCAGACTTGGACTCTCCCACCATGAGCAGCTTGATCTCTGGAGAGACCGAGGACGCGATCGCCTTTCCGAACTTGACTGAGATGATGGATGTGGATCTCGATGATGAGGCGTTTATCCGTGAGTCGTCATCGGAATCTGTTGCCAGTGAAGGGACGGTAGATGAACCCCTCGATAGGTCTCAGTCCTTCGCTGAGTCTTTGGGTGCTGATCAAGAACTTGGTCTAGACCGTGCCACCGAGGCAGCGATCGCCTCGGATGTGGATGATGTGCTGGCTGCTTTGGATGAAATGGCGACCAGTCCGGTTGCCGATGTCTCAGACCTAGATGAATGGTCGGAGCTTGAGGCCGAGTTTCATGAATCTGATCCGTTTGCCGATGCTGCGCTAGAGGGTTTGGATGAATCTGCCTTTGACGATGACGATACCGATCGCTTAGAGTCGATGCTCTTTGGTCATGAACCCGATTCGTTTCCAGAGGGTGATCTGTGGGGAGACGATAATCTGG
This genomic window from Candidatus Obscuribacterales bacterium contains:
- a CDS encoding CPBP family intramembrane glutamic endopeptidase; translated protein: MSKPLPQEPEFEPLSRIQILAAMGVTAILLLLVARIWLWLDDGMILEVQLSVSAIALGVGIGLGITVASSLVYQLWPAYQYSADLYLKLVLKPLIWPDLVWLGILPGLSEELLFRGVMLPALGFNGLAVVVSSLCFGVLHFSGVQQWPYVIWATAVGAVLGFSALETGNLLIPIVAHMTTNMVSSLLWKLEG
- a CDS encoding DUF3326 domain-containing protein, which produces MTPISMPYTAMLIVPTGVGAAIGGYAGDALPVARAIAQVVDCLITHPNVLNGAQLYWPIANALYVEGYGLDQVALGRWGLRPVQQNRIGLVLDAGIEPDLRWRQLQAADAARATLGLSLTDYVVTDAPLGVSLQTADSGATWGTIQRPDSLLRAVEAAIHRGGAEAIAVVARFPDDVGSDALTQYRQGQGVDPLAGAEAVISHLVVKTFRLPCAHAPALQPLPLDPSISPRSAAEELGYTFLPCVLAGLSRAPQFTDRVDAHSIWANHIQTLIAPDSACGGAAVLGLSQTARLITVGDNSTMMQASPDTLGLSALRVTSYLEAIGAIAAERAGVHLDALTPTLLPLRPLSSPPLSTSELSCE
- a CDS encoding 2Fe-2S iron-sulfur cluster-binding protein, which encodes MAEYTVQIQHQGTTYTLQVPDHQTILSKALDEGLELPSSCNAGVCTTCAALVVEGEVDQSEGMGVSPDLQAQGYALLCCSYPRSNLKIETEKEDTVYHLQFGQFQNKA
- a CDS encoding ABC transporter ATP-binding protein, whose translation is MSDTILDVRNLQVQFRTDEQVVRAVDGISFTVKRGQTLGIVGESGSGKSVTSLAVIGLVPSPPGEVVSGEIWFQDGDRPEPVDLRSLPPEELRHYRGERIAMIFQEPMSSLNPVYTCGFQLIEMIQQHQDVPKPEARRRAINLLQEVKLVASDEDLAQDYRDQQQAIGAAPPSDREVMQAIAEQKQAILKRYPHELSGGQLQRVMIAMAISCNPSLLIADEPTTALDVTVQALILDLLRELRDRRGMSILFITHDLGIIADIADDVVVMYQGKIVEQGSVVDIFDAPQHPYTKGLLTCRPQPDRRMRYLPTVSDFMQVSHGADGVAILEEKPLAQEDLSRIGEQISDTEVSDRLTRLSQSSPLLSVQNLQVGFPVRGLLGQTQRYVMAVNGVSFDVYPGETLGLVGESGCGKTTLARALMRLVPSMGGRITFDALDVTAVQGRELRMLRRELQIVFQNPYSSLDPRLTVGAAIMEPMIIHGTLRQARQRRERVLYLLERVGLEANAIDRYPHEFSGGQRQRICIARSLALNPKFIICDESVSALDVSVQAQVLNLLKELQDEFGLTYIFISHDLGVVKFMSDRIMVMNQGKVEELGPADQIYQSPQKPYTQSLIAAIPLGNLEQIQYRQEQRRTAVKG
- a CDS encoding efflux RND transporter permease subunit yields the protein MLFSSAEPETDSPSFLFLHQPMFANFFIKRPVFSSVCAFIVLLVGLISIPTLPIAQYPDISPTQVTVQANYTGANAEVVESSVTNVLEREINGVEGLRYMTSSSSNSGTTSITVTFESDRDPDIAAVDVQNRVSSAQPRLPESVQRTGVTVNKENSNFLMAIGLFAENGEYDDVFLSNYTDLYMVDALRRIPGIGNVIIFGERQYAMRIWLDPNRLASRGLTPDDVVNAINEQNLQTGIGRIGQPPLDDGQQYQIDLRAVSRLTDVSEFENLVVKREDDGTLVRLGDVGRAELGAEDYSTFLRFRGQEAVGLGIVQLPGSNALEVSRAIKAELERLSQTFPPGMRYQIAFDTTLYVEESLSEVVWTLLIAIALVVIVIFIFLQNWRTTLIPAITIPTALIGTFIFVNLFGFSINSLTLFGLTLATGMVVDDAIIVVENISRLIQDEGLPPVEAAIESMRELTGAVVATSLVLMAVFIPVAFFPGTTGALYRQFALTIAFSITVSTFLALTLTPALGALLLRPDRHDEGWLGHIFQRFNRFLDGTQRNYRSFLGRLVRVRSFMVGLFIVLLGLTALVYTSVPSAFLPEEDQGYFITIVQAPEGVSLNYTSDVLTQIEDEILQIPEVVATFAVGGFSFSGSTANSGIVFSTLTPWKERTGPGQSASAIIGQLFGTFSQITEARVFPVNPPTIQGLGQFGGFNFQLQDRRGSGPLDDLLATTGQFLGQANQTPGLQAVFTTFSANSPQFLVNVDRNTAKALGVNIDDIFSTLETAIGSRYVNDFTLGQRNYRVYVQADQQFRSSPEDIEQIYVRSQAGEMIPISSLIDIESTTGAQTINHFNLFRSIEISGSPAPGYSSGDAIDRVEELAAQLPPGFGYEWAGTSREEIESGGQAPLIFGLGLVFVFLVLAAQYENYLDPLIILLAVPLAVLGALSAQALRGLENDLYCQIGLVMLIGLSSKNSILIVEFANQLRERGMSITKAALEASRDRLRPILMTAFSTLLGIFPLTIATGAGAASRQSLGTTVFGGMFIATFLSLFVVPVLYIVISLASDRLMKRLR